A region of Dictyostelium discoideum AX4 chromosome 1 chromosome, whole genome shotgun sequence DNA encodes the following proteins:
- the cdc45 gene encoding cell division cycle protein 45, with the protein MVLTTDTKFSEIYDIIKGDSVQGESVLILVARDCDSIAACKILTEILKSDLIAYNIKAVSGYEDLENVNSTLLENEEIKSIIMINCGGNIDITNVFTNLNDQQVAYIIDSHRPYSINNITNESSVLIIDDGTYIEQDELQQLSDDSEEEEEELEEEEAEEDVVEDEAEEAEEAEEAEEAEEAEFDPENEDNPENDEDDGGSENIDENERKSKKKNKKDKKSKRKHRKKKKKKSEKLEKTYYGKSAAVSMYSLSTFLNKQNLDDLLWYAVLGLTDQFIHEKITLDSYEQQYKNFKELILNNYPTDGDDDQEERYRPGNDEDDYDENGDLKRHPSSMFLHGDKIIPSDDFRFMLYRHWNLYESLFNSRYVACKLRVWKAKGRFQLESLFAMMGIPLDQVKQKYNSMNVHYKKQLKQLLAINGPKFGLVNLYFNSFLKKYSNNSEISASDTVYAVTALMESDNLESDQSDQDIWEQNFWEAYDSISNKNIDLLKIGLKQSIQLQKEITRQVTSMIEKRSVILSGPFRYAFITESSDLKYFIHPLALTKLGLFMMDAFISMGKAKRPFLIGALNENKNSYLIVGISGSHSTDIQSNTFGEYFRKSAEYTDATFKYQSFDTSIVEVSKTDLHKFVEHLHGTMQTTQISK; encoded by the exons atggtaTTGACTACCGATACCAAATTTTCAGAAATttatgatattattaaaggTGATTCAGTGCAAGGTGAatcagttttaattttagttgcAAGAGATTGTGATTCAATAGCAGCCTGTAAAATATTAACA gaaattttaaaatcagatTTAATAgcatataatattaaagcAGTATCAGGATATGAAGATTTAGAGAATGTAAATTCAACACTTTTAGAGAATGAAGAGATTAAATCTATTATAATGATCAATTGTGGTGGTAATATTGATATAACAAAtgtatttacaaatttaaatgatcaaCAAGTTGCATATATCATTGATAGTCATAGACCATACTCTATCAATAATATTACCAATGAATCATCTGTACTCATCATTGATGATGGTACTTATATTGAACAAGATGAATTACAACAATTATCTGATGATagtgaagaagaggaagaggaattagaggaagaagaagctGAAGAAGATGTTGTTGAAGATGAAGCAGAAGAAGCTGAAGAAGCAGAAGAAGCAGAAGAAGCAGAAGAAGCTGAGTTTGATCCagaaaatgaagataatccagaaaatgatgaagatgatggtggtagtgaaaatattgatgaaaatgaaagaaagagtaaaaaaaagaataaaaaagataaaaaaagtaaaagaaaacatagaaagaaaaagaagaaaaagagtGAAAAACTTGAAAAAACTTATTATGGAAAGAGTGCAGCAGTTTCAATGTATTCATTAagtacatttttaaataaacaaaatttagATGATCTATTATGGTATGCAGTATTGGGTTTAACAGATCAATTCATTCATGAAAAGATTACATTAGACTCTTATGaacaacaatataaaaattttaaagaattaattttaaataattatccaACCGATGGCGATGATGACCAAGAAGAAAGATATAGGCCAGGTAATGACGAGGATGATTATGACGAAAATGGGGATTTAAAGAGACATCCATCGTCAATGTTCTTGCATGGCGATAAGATTATACCAAGTGACGATTTCAGATTCATGCTTTACAGACATTGGAATCTTTACGAATCATTATTCAACTCGCGTTATGTTGCATGCAAACTCAGGGTCTGGAAAGCCAAAGGCAGGTTCCAGCTCGAGTCGTTATTCGCAATGATGGGCATACCGTTGGACCAGGTGAAGCAAAAGTACAACTCGATGAATGTCCATTACAAGAAACAGTTGAAACAACTACTCGCTATCAACGGCCCAAAGTTTGGTTTGGTGAATTTATATTTCAATAGTTTTCTTAAAAAGTATTCAAACAATTCAGAAATATCAGCGTCAGATACAGTTTATGCAGTGACCGCGTTAATGGAGTCTGATAATTTAGAATCGGATCAATCGGATCAAGACATTTGGGAACAAAATTTTTGGGAAGCTTATGACTCAAtctcaaataaaaatattgatctATTAAAGATTGGTTTAAAACAATCGATTCAATTACAAAAGGAAATCACTCGTCAAGTAACTTCAATGATTGAAAAACGTAGTGTTATCTTGTCTGGTCCATTCAGATATGCATTCATCACAGAATCTTcagatttaaaatatttcattCATCCATTGGCACTAACTAAATTAGGTTTATTCATGATGGATGCTTTCATTTCAATGGGTAAAGCTAAAAGACCTTTCTTAATTGGTgctttaaatgaaaataaaaattcttatttaattgttggtaTTTCTGGTTCACATAGTACTGATATTCAATCAAA tacatTTGGTGAATATTTTAGAAAATCAGCTGAATATACAGATGCAACATTTAAATATCAATCATTTGATACATCAATTGTTGAAGTTTCAAAAACAGATTTACATAAATTTGTAGAACATCTTCATGGTACAATGCAAACAACTCaaatttctaaataa
- the wrn gene encoding ATP-dependent DNA helicase RecQ family protein yields the protein MVRRSRSSVCPEEEESLTINNNDQQQQQSNYNNENDNDTTTTTAAATTTTTTTITINNNNHTNTNTNTNTNTHTNTHTNTTGSAINNYNYNNNDDFYDDYDTTNDYFDDFINNDNHIDDDYINNYIDQMNDINNNNNNKNNNNNNNNNKKNNNNNNNNNNNNNNNNNNNNNNNNSNNVSVDQQITKIINNKNNNNNNNNNDNDNIEISYNSNKIAASNISNITSVFKNNNNNNNNNNNNNNNNNNNNNNNNNNNNNNENNNKTNFNSNPSITSFSNNNNNNYNDEDNKIIEILKKYFGLHSFRPNQLEVIKHTISGGDSFLSMATGTGKSLCFQIPPLYLNKTAIVVSPLVSLITDQTLKLKSLGIKVTKLSSDIKSSSKEYELIFKGYYNLVYITPERIINEYQSIGELVRNEKICLFAIDEAHCISQWGHSFRESYRKLQELRNQFPTVPIMAVTATATKSIESDIINNLGIGNGNCKMFKSSKNRPNIYYKVIIKDKLVSNDFKMILDILLETRKTIGVVSNSTIIYCTTIQIANELNRFLCDNKIQSNVYHSQLGDKQRDETLKNFLFNKTEVIVATIAFGMGIDKHDVRLIINYGASKSVEDFYQESGRAGRDGLQSLSLIIYSLQDFVKSSFLLRNNNNYNKYSSSSSSSQSSQSSPLSSSSSPSQFDSLEPKKSENEKLLKFKEILINKVKCRRQMLLEAFGEEFIIDANNGCASCDNCVELRDSSDYINLSFEVLQVLKCIFENKERNGTKITILILRGSHSKEINQIHIKNSLYGKGSLFSEKWWKELIHQMKAESIIVEHCSSNFKTILKITQKGKDILNSNFQQQKQQQPILIMNNDILKPEIKNTQFHRNNITQQQSQQQSQKLNNDNSNNNESKLLKIEAFTKPNEIDPIVMKLFKILIEFRKELSMFSETPTFLIFPENTLRKIAQFRPLTIDELSQIEGMDHKKVLDHGQSILKKVQEFSIQEGLSITPKLPIQPPPQQQQQQQIPTKITTTKQIFNVIKTFNNNNNNNNNNNNNNNNNNGNNNNNLKRKDEFTEFEEAHMFIPKKLKEEHDNNNNNNNNNNNNNNNNNNNNNNNKKNDEVIIEYNLANVFNKKIQYSKEKSNIVLDAFREARRNSQKDCN from the exons ATGGTGAGGAGGAGTCGTTCCTCTGTGTGTCCAGAGGAAGAAGAATCATTAAcgattaataataatgatcaacaacaacaacaatctaattacaataatgaaaatgataacgacactactacaacaacagcagcagcaacaactaccaccaccactaccatcacaataaataataacaaccaCACTAACACCAACACTAACACCAACACAAACACCCACACAAACACACACACTAATACTACTGGCAGCgccattaataattataattataataataacgatGATTTTTATGATGATTATGACACTAcaaatgattattttgatgactttataaataatgataatcatattgatgatgattatattaataattacattGATCAAAtgaatgatattaataataataataataataaaaataataataataataataataataataaaaaaaataataataataataataataataataataataataataataataataataataataataataataataatagtaataatgtgTCTGTTGATCaacaaataacaaaaattataaacaacaaaaataataataataataataataataatgataatgataatattgaaataagttataatagtaataagaTAGCTGCTagtaatatttcaaatattacatctgtatttaaaaataataataataataataataataataataataataataataataataataataataataataataataataataataataataataatgaaaataataataaaacaaattttaatagtaatCCATCTATTACCTCAttcagtaataataataataataattacaatgatgaagataataaaataatagaaattttaaaaaaatattttggatTACATTCATTTAGACCGAATCAATTAGAAGTTATAAAACATACGATAAGTGGTGGAGATTCATTCCTTTCAATGGCAACAGGTACTGGTAAAAGTTTGTGTTTTCAAATACCAcctttatatttaaataaaactgcTATTGTTGTTTCACCTTTAGTATCTTTAATTACTGatcaaactttaaaattaaaatc attaGGTATTAAAGTTACAAAATTATCAAGTGATATTAAAAGTAGTTCAAAAGAAtatgaattaatatttaaaggttattataatttagttTATATTACACCAGAGAGAATTATTAATGAGTATCAATCTATTGGAGAATTAGTGAGAAATGAAAAGATATGTTTATTTGCAATTGATGAAGCTCATTGTATAAGTCAATGGGGTCATAGTTTTAGAGAGAGTTATAGAAAATTACAAGAATTAAGAAACCAGTTTCCGACAGTACCAATTATGGCAGTCACTGCAACTGCAACTAAATCAATAGAGTCTGATATAATTAACAATTTAGGaattggtaatggtaattgtAAAATGTTCAAATCATCAAAGAATAGACCAAACATTTATTATAAAGTtataattaaagataaactCGTCTCTAACGattttaaaatgatattGGACATTCTATTGGAAACGAGGAAAACCATTGGCGTCGTGTCCAATTCTACTATCATCTATTGCACAACCATTCAAATTGCGAATGAATTGAATCGGTTTTTatgtgataataaaattcaatcaaaCGTTTATCATAGTCAGTTGGGTGATAAACAAAGAGATGAAACTTTAAAGAATTTCTTATTCAATAAAACTGAAGTCATCGTTGCAACCATTGCATTTGGTATGGGTATTGATAAGCATGATGTTCGATTAATCATAAACTATGGCGCGAGTAAAAGTGTTGAAGATTTCTATCAAGAATCCGGCAGAGCTGGTAGAGATGGTTTACAAAGCTTaagtttaattatttatagtttACAAGATTTTGTAAaatcttcatttttattgagaaataataataattataataaatattcatcatcatcatcatcatcacaatcatcacaatcatcaccattgtcatcgtcatcatcaccTTCACAATTTGATTCATTAGAACCAAAAAAATCAGAAAAtgagaaattattaaaatttaaagaaattttaattaataaagttAAATGTAGAAGACAAATGTTGTTGGAAGCATTTGGTGaagaatttataattgatgCTAATAATGGTTGTGCTTCATGTGATAATTGTGTTGAATTAAGGGATAGTAGtgattatattaatttatcatttgaagttttacaagttttaaaatgtatttttgagaataaagaaagaaatggtacaaaaataacaatattaatattacgtGGTTCTcattcaaaagaaattaatcaaatacatattaaaaattcattatatGGTAAAGGTAGTTTATTTTCAGAGAAATGGTGGAAAGaattaattcatcaaatGAAAGCCGAATCAATCATTGTTGAACATTGctcatcaaattttaaaacaatactTAAAATCACTCAAAAAggtaaagatattttaaatagtaattttcaacaacaaaaacaacaacaaccaatctTAATTATGAATAATGATATCTTAAAACCTGAAATAAAGAATACTCAATTTCATAGAAATAATAtaacacaacaacaatcacaacagcaatcacaaaaattaaataatgataatagtaataataatgaatcaaaattattaaaaattgaagcATTTACAAAACCAAATGAAATCGATCCAATAGttatgaaattatttaaaattttaattgaatttagaAAAGAATTATCAATGTTTTCAGAAACACCAACATTTCTTATTTTCCCTGAAAATACTTTAAGAAAGATAGCTCAATTTAGACCATTaacaattgatgaattatcTCAAATAGAAGGTATGGATCATAAAAAGGTACTGGATCATGGTCAATCaatcttaaaaaaagttCAAGAATTTTCAATTCAAGAAGGTTTATCGATTACTCCTAAATTACCaatacaaccaccaccacagcaacaacaacaacaacaaatacctACGAAAATCACTACAACCaaacaaatatttaatgttatcaaaacttttaataataataataataataataataataataataataataataataataataatggtaataataataataatttaaagagaAAAGATGAATTTACAGAATTTGAAGAAGCACATATGTTCATTCctaagaaattaaaagaagaacatgataataataataataataataataataataataataataataataataataataataataataataataataaaaagaatgatgAAGTTATTATTGAGTACAATTTAGCTAATGTATTTAATaagaaaattcaatattCAAAAGAAAAGTCGAATATTGTTTTAGATGCTTTTAGGGAAGCAAGAAGAAATTCTCAAAAAGATTGTAATTAG